GCTCTCAACTTTATAGTCTATTTGAGATGGTAGCCATGGTAATTTTTAGCAGATTATAAAGAGAAGTTTCAGAACCAATAACACATCTTGGGAAATGAGGGCATGCTTTATCCTGAAATGCTTAGATTGCTTAAAGAAGAGAGTCATTAATTAAATAGCATTAGCACTGAGAACTAGGTATGTAAATACCCCATTTACTACCAACTGAATTAAACTTCCCATATTCTGCTGAGTAGCTGCAATATTGCTTTTTGGCTAAACCTAGGGTTgaaaggagcttttttttttacaagcatttgtgaagagaattttaaaaaggtattttctAGTTAAAAGAGCATAAAAAGGTAATGAAATAGatgtttgtaatatatatatgggtGAAATTAAATGGCCAGTCAAGCCACTTGACAACATTTGTGTCACTGTCACTTTAAGTAATTTTATCTTCcctaaattatttctaattattcaGTCATATAAATTTCTGACCCATATAAATACTAAGAGCTGTAAgatataagaagagaaaattttcagttacaacaattgaaatattttggaaacacaaaatcCAGTAATGCCATGTGGCCAAACTAAGTAAGTTAACAATAaaagcttactttaaaaaaaacagtatcgataataatgaaattttgccacagGTTCTGCAGTAAAGTGTGGAATAAACCATAATGAATTAATATAgctaaagtgcttagaacagtgactggcacatagtaaaaatatttaagtgttagatactattattattacctttttcAGCACCTGAATGTATTGTTCCTGCTATATCATGTCTAGCAATGGACATTGGTAATACTTTCCTTGTAGAAATGCTTTCAGTACTAGTGGCAGCAGAAACAGTGGCACTTGCTGTTGAAATATTGGTTTTATTCTTGGTCACAGCCTCATCAGAGTTCCTTTCATCCGAGTCCGAGTCGTCAGAGTGAAGAGGATTAGTAAAACTGAGGGGTGCTCTGAGTAGAGGGGAACTGTTATGATCCACAAGATCATGGGTTTCAACTTGTGCTGTGGGGCTTGGTGTTAAACTCACAGTTTTTGTTGTTTCACACTGGAGATCTGAGGATTTGCCTTCAGATGAATTGGGCATGTGTGGGGTATTTTCAGGTCCATGAAATGACCACGTTACTTGTCCTTTCTCATCAAGAGGCAAGCGGTCTGGCCTTGGAGGTGTGTCTGAATTCTTCTGTGCTTCTTCTGGTGGAATAACTGGGGCTATACTTGATTGTGTTGCACTGCAGTCCACACAAGAATTCTGAGAAATAACATCAACTTTTAGATCCCTTGAACTCAATTCCTGTGACTTGGAGATTTTATCAATTATACAAGGTGAAGCTGAagctgatttaattttaattgcatGTCCCCTATTCAAGAGCGTGTTCCCATCAAAACTTTTTGGTCCCTCTTGGAGAGGGACCTTCTTAATCTCAAAACTTAAATTTCGCTCCAATTTTTTATCTATCTGTTCAATAGTTGATTCATTTTTCCCTATTAGTTCTGATGATTTACTATAGTTTCTGTTGAGGTCTGTTGAATGTTGTTCTGATGACACCATGTGCAACACTGGCTTTGGATGGTATCTGTCATTGTCCTGCCACACTGTAGTGACTGTTGGAAAAGCTGAGGGGGGAGAAGGTGTCAAGATGGGTGGTACTGGGTGAGGTTCCGGAGGCTGCAGTATTTCTTCCTTAGCATCCCCTTCTACAAGGCAACTGAAAAACATTGAGGAAAGAGTATTGTAAGAAGggtcatccttttaaaaaaataagttgataGGGAACAGTTATGTAGCTAAGTCTATTATATTAAAAGTCAGTAAAGTCTGGTTATgaataaaaattagcaaaactAAGAAATTTAACGTTTAACAAGGTAGTAATACATGTACATTGTTTAAATAAGTCAATacaagaattttaataaaaacccAACAGTCACCTCCCATAGCCATCCAGTTACCGAGACATCgagtttcagctttttaaaaacagctgctTATaagatttatctttatatttcaaaatgcataaaaCTGTTATTACCTGATCTTTCTACTTCATAATTCTCTACTTCCTTCCTACTATGTAAATGTCTTCTCCATCTTCCCAAtacttttatattataatttttggtTAGTGCAATCTTACGACTATAGTTATTACTCATACTGATGATACCAtgatttcctatattttcttataCAACTCTTGTTTTTCCCTAATAACTGCCCTGGGTTTCCTATGTATCATCAGTAATCCAGTCCTTCTTCAAACTTACCTGCAGATTTGTACACCTCCTCTCAATTGGTCAAGCATACCAGGTAACCATCAATACCACAGACATCCCTCTTAGAAACTTGAGCCTCCTGCTCCAGTGTGGACCACTGTCTCCTGAGGTCACCACAGAGCTGATATTCTCTCCTGTATCAGACTCTTCCTGTTTCCCAGGCCCCATCTTCCTTTTTCTAGATACATTCCTTTGATTTAGTGGGTTATATCTCCCCGTTGCTTAAGGACTATACAGAGGAAACAAATTTCTTGAGGCCTGTACATTTGAGTATTATAGTTTCAAGGTTATTGACTTTTGGAAAAAGTATATTAATTCTAGAGTATAgataattttccttcagaattttataATTCTGATTCCTGTTCCTTTGAATACTggctgttttttctctctcttggaccttttaggttcttttttattcttgatattCTACAATCTCATTGTGTAACTTTTTTTAATCCAGTGTATTacaattttttaatgcattacATTGAGAACTTTCTATGAAAGCTAATTAAAGTTAATATTAGATACTTACTTCTTtgctaatttcttcttttccactcTCCTTCCAGGCCGTATTAGCTTtagatataataattattattatgtgaCGGACCTCCTATTTTGATTCTctaatttctttatcttctctcCTATTTTCTCTATTTGTCCATTCTCTTGGGAGATTTCCTTGACTATCTTCCAGccttctttaattaaaattaaattttaagttttaaaacttatgctattatatttttaattcccaagatctttttatttattatgaccCAGTTCTTATTTCATGGTTGCAGTATTTCCTACTTCCTGAGAAAAATGGACAGTTTTCCCCACCTCATCTTTTTTCTACTGTGTGTTGTCTCCATTTCCTCCGTGTTCCTTTTATTCCTGCTTATTTGGATCCGTCTTTCATGTTAGAGGCTTTGTCAAATGTCTGATAATTCCTGGTTCTGTTCATTTGTTAGGAATGgaacattttaaatgactgaaagatGTGTACGTAATTGTCAGGGGGAGGGCTTGTGGCTCTGTGGTCATCTCACTGCTTGGTGACTGAATATAGCCCTTGCAATATCATTGGTGGGCCACAACCATCAATAAATAACTGTAGATTTCCTCTCTTGGGCTGGTTAGTTTTTCAAAAGAGGGATTCTGTCTCCCACCTTAAGTGGCTGCTAGTATCCTGGGAGCCAAACAAGGGCTGAGAACaagggagctggaggaatcagcATGCAGATTCCTGCTTTCAGTAAGGCACTAACAACCCCACCATCAGTTGGACCTGATGTTCCAAATCCAGATACGTCCAGGTTCAACCACTCCAGAGTAAATCCCTCCTACTATGTATCCAGGCTTGGAAGAAGCTGTCAACTGCTTGCTCAATTCAACGGAAGGAATCTGGGGTTCTAAACATTCTTTATAGAGACATTCTAGGACTCTTCTGATCTTCAGTTCTATCCTATATACCAGTCTTAAGAGGGACCTCCAATTTCTGGGCCATTCTGGGGGTTCTTTGAATAGAATCATCTTGCTGCTTCTTGGCTTTACTCACCCACAGAAAAGCAAGTTTTagctttttctgttctgttaagTCCCTTTTCATGGGTCAGTGTACTTTCCACTTTCCAAAATTTTGTCAAAATCTAATTTGCTGCcatttcctcttcaattttctggcttttaaactttttaatttttatattccttcACTATAATTATAGGAAGTTTAGGGAGGGAccagaattaaatatatttaaactgcCTACCTAACCAACAGTCTTGTAAACTATTTTACTGCTTTTAGAAGCAGTAGTCTGTACATGATGTTGATATGTACATAGTAAATAAATTCTTGGctactcacattttaaaaatagctttatggAGGTATAGTGGatatacaaaaacctgcacatatttaatgtatacaatttgatgagttcgaacatatacatatactatcaccacaatcaaggtaataaacatttccatcacctccaaaagttttctCATGTCCCTTTGTGGTTCTTTTGGCTAGTCAAATTTGATTGATCATTACACTAACAGACTTTCCCCTTATCCTTCCTGAAGGTTTGTTGAAATAGGCTTAAAACACTTTTATAGCACTTTGATGTGCACAAAAATTATAAGCCCAGTCACAAAAAACATATGCTACATACTGACTTTCCACTATAGTATTCAACATTCATATTTTCACTAGGTATTCTGATGGAAAAAAATTCCCCTGACTAAATATAATATGACTTGCATCATTCTGATTGTAAATATTGTTCTTAATTTCATCTGTTCGGAGGAAGgcatttttcacttcaaaaacaaaacacaacattCAAGACCTACCACTTGCCAGGCATTACTACTAGAAGAAGACAGAACAATGAACACAATAGTTTGGGTCCCTAAGGAGTATAGAGTAATAGTGTAAAATAAGGCTAAAAAAGTAAGTTGGAACCATACTGTGACGGCCCAGATTTTTCACAGTAAGAAGTTTGGACTTTATAATatagaaattttacatttaatttgtaTGACCAGATCTTAAAATTAGTGGACTATAACTTTTGTTTCAAACTGATGTTTTATAGAAACTCAGAAAACTACTTTCCTTATAATAATTTAGGCTGGATTTTATGTAGGGTGGAAAGATTATGGCGGTGCAGGAAATGACAACCAAAATATTagaacataactttttttttaccaaattttttttttcaggcaaggggtaggtaattaggtttatctgtttacctacttttagtggaggcactggggattgaacccaggacctcatgcaggctaagcacacactctaccactgagttatatacCCTCCCACaagaacataatattttaaaaacaaaaaaccttcacTACTATCCTTTCTTCTAGGGAGGTAATACCATATAATGAAAAAAGCAATGGACTAGAAGATAACAGATGTGTGTTCTTAGTTGAACTCTGCTAGCCAATGCAGGTCAGCACCTTTGGGAACAGTCTATATTGACATCCATGTGATCGAGATTACTATAAAAATTACTGGATTCTCTACATCACTAATCACTTTGACATTGACTATCTACAGAATGAACAGAGAATACATGATGATCtaaaaaaggaagatgagaaaacatAGGAAATCAGAGAACTACAGTAAGCACGCTAAAATCTTCCCgtattaatcttaaaaaaaatgccaatttGGAATGATTATTTAGAACTTGAAAATTTTAAGTGGTCAAATTAATCAATCTTGTCCTTTGTGATTTCCTTTATGTCTTCTATTATATCCCCTTCTACAAGTGTAtcaaacattaaattatattctATGTTTCAATGATTTGaccttttatatttaatttatttaaatatctgaagCTTACTTTGGTATTTGGTGTGATCCAAGGatctaaatatattttcccccaaatggtTAATAATATTAGAACATCACTTAATAAATAaccctcttcttttttcctacttAGTATATGTTAGACTAATTCATTACAGGATCTATTCCTTAGCTGCTTTTTCAACTCCATCAACTGATATATTCTTATACCACTAACAGACTGTTTTAAATatagctttataattttaaaagtgttgCTCCTTGCTCATCATTACTTTCATCCTAAgttttctttggtatttttgCCTCTTTATTCTCACAAATGAAATTTAACACTATATTGTCAGGTTCAGAAAAAATTCCTTTGGTCTTCTCATTTGAACTgcatcaaatttaaaaagaattggtATTTACATATCATTGAAAAACGGTAAATTACATTTAACTTTCCCAACTAAGAATACTTAATTTTTGTCattaatacaaatgaatacatttctaTCTAAGGTTCTGCTTTTTAAGGTTATTTccagatgttttatattttgaaggggatctcttttttaatcttttctctgcCAGATACAAAACTTGTCTCCTTCATGGCCTCTATAATGCCACTGTTTCCTGGTTTTCCTTTATCCCTTGGTTGcctcttacttcttcctttcttccttccttccttcctccctttctttcttccttccttcttctttccttcctttctttcttcctccctttctctctctctctcttccttccttcctttctttttctttcttcctcccttcccctctctgtctctgtctctctctttcttttacagCTTTCTTTTAGTTTGCTCTTCACAAATCTTGGTGCTTACCAGGGGTCACTCCTTGGTACTTCATGATACTGTACCCAACATGTGAAAGATTTATTCATGTCCAAGTTTTCTATATAAGCTATATAGAGAGTCCTCAGTAAACCTAGGTATCAAAATGTCTAAAACAGAAccactttctgtctttctctcaatCCTATTCCAACTTAAATTTGTTTGAAGTGAGAGGCCTTAGGAGCATCAAGTGTACCGTCACTgtctctgaaatatttataaataaagaaaatttactaAGGTGTCCTTTTTTGTCTCCGTAGTAAATTTGTTGACTGTTTATAGAAATAACTAACAAAGTATACTTCCAGAATGCTGGTGTCAGTGAAAAAATACTGAGAGTTGTATTAGTTTAACGAAATAcgtattaaaaatagaaaatgaaatctgCTATTCAAAATCTACAATGATTTCTTTAAGTATTTATAAACCAGAATCTTATGACTGACTCAATCTAATACAACAAACATGAGCCTTCCTCTCTAGTTACTTCTCCAGTAATTCCAAAGTACTTACTCTAAATAACTGATTAACTTGCTTACTGTCAccataatgaaaaatatactgtTTGATAAGATTTACTTTATATGAATCTTACActcttgtgattttattttcatttagcaaGGTATTCTTTGTGGAATataataaaattctgccatttgactCTATTGCATGAATAAGTAAAAAGATAATCTAAGCTTGTAATATAAAAtcacatacatataaaaatttgaGCACATAATCCCCAAATAAAATCCTGGCACATAAGCtgaatgaacatttttctgtTAATACTCATTTGCTACTTCTTTAACAAGAGCCAAACTTTGGAAAAGGTATATGAGAAAGGTTTAAAATTCAGAAcattctactctttttttttttgattcaaaaTTAGGAAAAGGGTACCACTATTTGTTGTTGGAGGTAAATGACCATATAAATCACACACATCAGTGTACACTTTGAGAACCTCTACATTGGCTCAACCTCAAAAACCAATTTAAAAGATATTAGGGTAgcaaaaatgtttcttaatttcctttaaggTCATTATAGTTTCTGTTAGGACTCTACAGAACACATATGGGGGACAAAGAAATTAGAAGACTAACAGTTTATAGGTTTTAACTGGTTACCTTCCACAGTAAATACCAAAGTGGAAATCAAACAGGAAAGAACTACTGGGAAGTGTTAGCACCCAGTTAACACCCTGAGCATTTAGATGCTGAGACCTAGACCCTACATAGGCTTTCTGATCTTCCTTAGAGAAGTGTGCAAAAAGCCATGCCAGAGACTATAAAAGCTACTACATCTTGCCTTAGTTATTGAGGGAattgtaggttttttttcttttgtgtagagGGATGATCTCATTAAGGTGCAGCAACTCAATGCCAAGACACAACCATAGTCACCTTATCCAACTTTAGAGAACTGCTATCAGACTTCTAAAGGGAAAGAATTGATGAATACCTATATAATACCTACTCTGAGGGAAGGTCAATCTGTTTAGGCAGATCTATGTTCAAGACAAGACATAATATAAATCATTCTATAGTTTTATTATAGATCATCTACTGtgcctccttttaaaaataattcaataactCAATCTTAACATCATATTATAATGGGAAAACCAACATTTAATGAAAACGAAGTATATGCCAGGTCTTAAAAGTAGCATTTtcacatactttattttatttaatccttaggacaatacttaaagaaaaataatccccTAAGGATCAAATAAGTTAAGTGAGTTACTCATGACTTTAGAGCTAATAAGTGGCTGAAAAGGATTTGAAACTAAATCATTTTGACTCTATCTGTATTCTTTCCATACTACCATCTAACTGACTTAGCATCTAccctgaaagaaaaaggaagaaagggggacAGGAATATACGTTGctttaactattaaaaatgagCTTGGTatgaaagtaagaaaatgtagaagaaataaacTCATCTTTACTAGTAATGTTATTAATCATCTTCACATAACTTCTTCAATATGTATACAATTTTTGACAATCATATTACATGTTCAGTCATTATGAGAAAATTGAAATCTTTAGAGTAGCTAAATTTTTAGCTGTACCACAGACCGAAAGATGAGCTATAGGCAATTCATAGTTATGCTCACTGTTCTGGTATAGTATACTACTGAAATTTTatccaaattgaaaagaattttttacaGTACACCAGTAAAAAGAATCAGTTGCCATACATATGCTACATACTAAACAAAAgaatgataataaatattttttaaagaccctCAGAAACagtcagaattttttattttagtaacagTGAGTAAAATAAAGTATCCTTTCTAAGAAAATGTGACGTACAATACCTGCGGGTCCTTGGTGGTTTTGGAGGGGGAGAATCTTGTTTGTCAGAATCTATGGAGCTGACCATATGTTCGGTGTTAATTTCATTCTGCCAAGGGAAGAAACCAACAGAATGAGTCTTAAGTCCTTCACCTTTCCCAGACTTTTTTAGGACTCCTACTGCTATCTAGTACTTTTAAATAGGTCCCAgaattcattttaatcatttcttgCCCTGCCATCCCTCTGTTACCAGAGAATGCCCTATTCTATTAAGGCATGTAGCCCCTATATCACTGCCGAACCAAATGGACCCAAAGAAGGCAGGAAGACCCCATCCAGGAATAGCCTTGATTCTTGCTGGTTACATGACTAGTGAAATCATTAACAAGGATGATCCAGAGTCAATATAGCTGTAAGAATCTTAGGTTGTATTTAGGATTGTGAATAGAGGAGATATGAAATTACCATATAAAACATTGCCCTGAATTAGATTCAGCCTCAGAAAGTACCTCATTTTTATCTGGCTAGGCTATGTTAATTCTAGGCCAGAAGACAAGAATGATTTTCACCCTTGCCTACATCTCaggtaattttattattttatattttatatatatatataaaagccaTATTTGCAAATACTATGATCAGCTAAAGAACTCTGAAAGTGCagctgactttttcttttaatcaaaagACACTTCTATCATGTCTATCATGGCAGCTTGTTTGTCTATATAACTATTTCTTGCCAATGTCCTTTTTAACTCACTACtcttaacaaaagaaaacagaaacctcaaCTTTCCAGCAATTTTAATACACCCTGACTCCTAATATCAGATGCATTAGAAGTCTTAACAACTTATTATATATCTTGTTTTGACCAAAACAAGAGTTACATTATGCAGCTAAAAGATTTCATCCCCTACCAAAACAGGCAGCTGTTGCAGGGATATCTGCTATAGGTAGggtgatcatataatttattgtccaaatcAGGGCTTTTACACCTAGACAAGTATAAACTGGTTTTGCCTCAGTTAAATCAGGACTTTTGGTTACCACATTTTTAGATCCCCAGATATTACCAGAATTTAGACTTTTTGCATCATAAAGACTCCTTTCACATATTAATGATTCATTTATTATTCCTATTAATTAAACAATCATACTCCCATAATAACACTCATTAATATTTCTGTctcaaaatctataaaaattctcattaaatAGGTTAAATAAAGATTACAGGTAAACCACATGAAACTACTTCTACTGAACTGTTTCTAACCTACAAAAACACAGTAATTTTTCATAATACAACATGAACAGCCTCATGTCTTGTCAAGTCAGGTTTTGCTGCTAAATAAGTATAAtaccaaacacacatacacacatgcacacacacacagaaaccaaCCATAGCTTTTCAGAGCATTTTAGATTTTGGAACAGCAGGTAAGGAAGGCACTGTGGATCTATATATAAAAGGCACTGAACAGTAAGCACTggagaagatataaaaatgtaaaagacacaGTACTTAACTTCAAGAACTGTATAGTCTGGTAATATAatcaaacaaaaaagttaaaagagtaATCATAAAACCATGAAGTGGTAAAACCAGTACACTGAAGCTATGAAATCAGGGAAAGGAGatttataaatgagaatattGAGGACATAGTTGAGAAGATATTAAGAAGTTGAGAATATTAAGGTAGCATATAGAATGGCATTAAGGGATGGATAAGAGTTTGACAAATGAAAAAGAGCAGAAGATGGAAGCATggaacagggaggaaggggacaaggACAAAGTAAGTGTATTTGCAGGCAAATGACCACCTGTGACAAAGGAAAGAAGCTGTCATGAAGGATTCCCCATTCCCGGTAAATGAGAGAATGGTGGAGCCATAAACAGAAAGGgctgaaagatgaaaagaacttCTGGAGGAGGTTTACTTTTTGAGCATGTTGAATTTCATGTGATTAAAGGCATCAATGTGGCAATGTAGAAGTGCAACTTAGAGACTCACTGCTCACAGAGCATGAACAAAACCTCCTAGTCACTGGACTTCCAGAACAGAACAATGAACTTCTTAGATTCCTAGTTTTCGCCTACAATAATGTTTGCTGTAATTTTAAGTCTTCTGATCCTCTTATATTTACAGCTTTTGTCCCCACATTTATTCCACTGTGTACAGCTCTTTGGCTACTTTTATTACCAGTTAAAACAATCACCAACTTTTGAAGCTGAAaggaattttagaaattaaataatctaCTGGAGATTAGGTTCTAGTGTATTATCTTGTTTCAAGCAGAGCTAgctaaagttacttttttttaaccttttgatcaccttcaccCATTCTGCTAAAGCTATTTTGTGTATTAATATTTCCACATAACAGATCTCTGTCAAGGGACACGAAAGAAAAAATCAGAACCTAATTATCAAATACTTAAGGATATATTATCAGCtggagaacaaaataaatattaaaacaaagtgctttaaaaataaacattagagGAAAAAAGATTCAGGATACAATAAAATCAAATCTAAAATGCACAACACAAGCATAACAAAAGGAACATAACACAAACTATCGTTCCTGTTATTCAGTCATCCTAGAATTGAAAATCCTGGTGTTGATTATTGATGGTGGTATCGTTTATGTACAAGGTAAAAAGGCATGTGTGCATACCTTGCTTACTGAGGTGTTTCTAAATCCCAAGTCAATAAGCTACTggattccaaaataaattttcccTTTAGAGCTCCTCCCTGGGAAGTGATTTTAGTTATAATACTTCTgacaaataacatttattatagaGTCATATTGCTGATTAGTATTTCAAACTAAAATTTCTATAAAAGTAATTCTGGAATATAAGAGCTTGTtttaagagctttttaaaaaattccttaacTTCTAAATTAAGTTTTCAGAGATATAATAAATGGAGATTTATAATTCTTTCTCACAGCACAGGTTCAGAACGATAAAGAACatacttaaaatcattttatactCAATCACACAGCTCTAAGGtgattttctccagttttttagattccacattttctttaactgGGATTTATGGTTTTCA
The Camelus ferus isolate YT-003-E chromosome 7, BCGSAC_Cfer_1.0, whole genome shotgun sequence genome window above contains:
- the PTPN12 gene encoding tyrosine-protein phosphatase non-receptor type 12 isoform X2 yields the protein MIWEYNVVIIVMACREFEMGRKKCERYWPLYGEDPITFAPFKISCEAEQARTDYFIRTLLLEFQNESRRLYQFHYVNWPDHDVPSSFDSILDMISLMRKYQEHEDVPICIHCSAGCGRTGAICAIDYTWNLLKAGKIPEEFNVFNLIQEMRTQRHSAVQTKEQYELVHRAIAQLFEKQLQQYEIHGAQKIADGVNEINTEHMVSSIDSDKQDSPPPKPPRTRSCLVEGDAKEEILQPPEPHPVPPILTPSPPSAFPTVTTVWQDNDRYHPKPVLHMVSSEQHSTDLNRNYSKSSELIGKNESTIEQIDKKLERNLSFEIKKVPLQEGPKSFDGNTLLNRGHAIKIKSASASPCIIDKISKSQELSSRDLKVDVISQNSCVDCSATQSSIAPVIPPEEAQKNSDTPPRPDRLPLDEKGQVTWSFHGPENTPHMPNSSEGKSSDLQCETTKTVSLTPSPTAQVETHDLVDHNSSPLLRAPLSFTNPLHSDDSDSDERNSDEAVTKNKTNISTASATVSAATSTESISTRKVLPMSIARHDIAGTIHSGAEKDVDVNEDSPPPLPERTPESFVLASEHNTPVRSEWSELQNQEQSEQKNPKGLTTSGSETCDHPAGGIYTETCTECPPALSNRKDQISESPTEATEIGFGNRCGKPKGPRDPPSEWT